The Pogona vitticeps strain Pit_001003342236 chromosome 3, PviZW2.1, whole genome shotgun sequence genome includes a window with the following:
- the NUMA1 gene encoding nuclear mitotic apparatus protein 1 isoform X2, with amino-acid sequence MSLHNTRASALLAWVNSLKLGETLNSLAQLQDCGIFIKIINKIHGTEEEQAALQQSMPDRVAYIVSFLEKHCKHKSTTQRLVSEEKLLAAEELELAKVAMLLLYCASMSDKIPREWAAVEYDLQAEMAEFLNFMLYNEECLSDNLEIFLQKKMPQSSSVSSTSSEESTPPKQQVSFLKLQKIASSSSLNKPLPGSSASPMGDIMQTPQFQIRRLKKLLEAERENRDELEHELAENRKLIDEKDTRILVMKQRIDRLTLLHERQAADQLEPKEMEELREKNESLLLRLHETLKQCQDLKTEKGQMDRKINQLSEENGDLTSRLREFARTGTELQETVNGISEEYHTALREWEEKRSRLETELHTALSEKRCLEEKVEILQGKVSLLEDQLTKLTESSSLTEKGEVMGDVLKFEDLNQQVAQLGGKQAELQAAILRLEEEKHVLEATLQSERGSFEAEKLQLTGLLTDLQNSLSEISRAKEKLEQDLQAQDTCLMAQVNALTAKITNLTGCLQQKDEELLALHRQVEAERLQKSQLAEDMQKKEQVSSAAFQELTLQVNQLNNALKQSGEKLAQVEVAGQEEYNRVAQEKELALRQLQQKETELSALTEHLKSLEQAHSTSATEAQREKTELSQKVQELDARILALTAQCQQNEAQVGAIPALKNQLREAQQKLAEKEKLAKENTRLQERLLILEESVRNTEGILEDEKRRAAESLESNLRRIAELDEQIQELTKHRDQAVQEMEEEKARRQVLEAHVQLLQEESRIKVEELQKQLMALSSPAEGERGDCVKLEEKVRCLSTEREQAEQKLKAEQEKGAMLEAQIKHLNAKHKETLAQLQAEMSRSASQVKEKEEAEKKLKAGFASLQEELAAARQKATESLAQAKKDEHKAAQALEAANRELAEERHRRSELEARVKQLGEQSHKDWAAAESNVSNVRSTLKEKEKEVEQLSSQVKSLRAKLEEATQQQKRELARCEEEAKRLAAEKEQATAELAAEKAGKTALEVQLQNITNEHRVEVSGLQEEVTRAQDLLGEKERELEELRLKNVSRSEELRDLQKTVSKLKGELAAVEALKEREAKMENELQGFLEVTRTQEAEMDSLKSTIQSRDLLLKNLEEEKRHLERERASSRENHEKQLKECEALRGQVGKLERQCREQQSTLARLEKVVAASEQQQQTEAEALKQDIAQHKQRASELEKLLEASRSTQEVTVEKLKRELLEKGEQLAQSREAVARAEKELASLRASAQEKGRSEESWKEEMSRCRQEAERKASIIGSLEQEMSIMHRQLLEKEAESKDLRRLVMAESEKSKKLEERLRLLQSEMATAASRAVERCSAMKVEAQTFQEQAEKMRVSVEAMKKELNVCSKREEDLCKELKSWQEKVFQKDQLLSSRQQELVNAQALIGELMPIKGLYQQLQVEQASQESKHREEAEQMQKAAGVLQAELARAKLELSELLSLKERCLEQERAVQQLQVENGSYAERLATLQRAHAQLAEENRVLSERSSHGLQRLDVELAQAKQKYAQELEAAKADSEKLVAVSQREAEEAQKKLEAVTSKYEEAKQKLLVQVEQLEVYQKEQAKQVDELKQKLAQQEKAVQTQQQKAQVREEELQTAAGHLKEKMAELQAQLAQKEKASEHYKAQMEKAKTHYTAKKQENQELLKKLKGLEQLEKENADLKADSERVGKELQQTLMQAKESELSCKNLASRVRALEAQVEFADRQLREQGKFQVAKDTLKSRETYRQSLADLSTDSLDLSTSDEAQPLNSTRKTRRSLSESGTTESSKASHPLPRKMESLESLYFTPIPTRTRSKLENSVGSVSDVSFESGRKSVSGRRRTTQKHTEPVAPSSANESFFSIESPGSQASHETVKTRLRSATSASTCSLTSLPSQESLPRLGASSPNDAASNATLMSLPGYRPATRSSARHSQASMGRRSSSFYTGTCQDEPEPLDDWNRIAELQQRNRVCPPHLKTCYPLESRPSQSLTTITDEEMMTGDPKETLRRASMLPSQIAEGPTTRRSTLSSTWAAGGVATRQQRKRLSDESQHGPGTPESKKSASCFPRPQTPKGRAEERKHSAHAGGKKAKAPAADKQTDRRQSLAFSILNTPKKLGNSLLRRGVNRKVTPKNSPRGGTRRSPRTSVSPKGKANSRSLRNTKF; translated from the exons TTTCAAATTAGGAGGCTGAAGAAGTTGCTAGAAGCAGAGCGAGAGAACCGAGATGAACTAGAGCATGAGTTGGCGGAGAATCGGAAGCTCATTGATGAGAAAG ATACAAGAATCCTGGTCATGAAGCAACGGATCGACCGCCTGACTCTCCTCCATGAGAGAcaagctgctgatcagctggagcCCAAGGAAATGGAGGAGCTCCGAGAAAAGAATGAAAG tCTCCTCCTGCGCCTGCATGAGACGCTGAAGCAGTGCCAAGACCTGAAAACTGAAAAAGGCCAGATGGACCGGAAGATCAACCAGCTCTCAGAGGAGAACGGGGATCTCACCTCCAGG CTGCGGGAATTTGCTCGCACCGGCACGGAACTGCAGGAGACCGTGAATGGGATCTCTGAAGAATATCACACTGCTCTGAGGGagtgggaggagaagaggagccGTCTGGAAACGGAACTCCACACTGCCCTCAGTGAGAAG AGGTGCTTGGAAGAGAAAGTCGAGATTTTGCAAGGGAAGGTCTCCCTGCTGGAGGACCAGCTGACCAAGCTGACCGAGAGCAGCTCCCTGACAGAAAAGGGCGAGGTCATGGGCGATGTCTTAAAG TTTGAAGACCTGAATCAACAAGTGGCTCAACTCGGTGGCAAGCAAGCGGAACTTCAGGCAGCCATTCTCCGTCTTGAAGAGGAGAAGCATGTGCTCGAGGCCACCCTTCAGTCAGAAAGGGGAAGCTTTGAAGCAGAGAAGCTCCAGCTCACAGGCCTCCTTACGGATCTGCAGAATTCTCTCTCCGAGATCTCTCGGGCCAAGGAGAAGCTGGAGCAGGACCTGCAGGCACAAGACACCTGCCTAATGGCTCAGGTCAATGCCCTGACCGCCAAGATCACAAACCTGACCGGCTGCCTTCAGCAGAAGGATGAGGAACTTCTTGCTTTGCACCGGCAGGTGGAAGCCGAGCGGTTGCAGAAAAGCCAGTTGGCAGAAGACATGCAAAAAAAGGAGCAAGTGTCAAGTGCAGCCTTTCAAGAGCTGACCCTCCAGGTCAACCAGCTAAATAATGCCCTGAAGCAGAGTGGTGAGAAGCTGGCACAAGTGGAAGTGGCTGGTCAGGAAGAGTACAACAGGGTGGCCCAGGAAAAGGAGCTGGCCCTGAGGCAGCTCCAGCAGAAGGAGACCGAGCTCTCTGCCCTGACTGAGCATCTGAAGTCTCTGGAGCAAGCTCACAGCACCTCTGCTACAGAGGCTCAGAGGGAGAAGACTGAACTCAGCCAGAAGGTCCAGGAACTGGATGCCAGAATTTTGGCCCTCACTGCTCAATGCCAGCAAAATGAGGCCCAAGTGGGAGCCATACCAGCACTAAAGAACCAGTTGAGAGAGGCCCAACAGAAACTCGCTGAGAAGGAGAAGCTGGCCAAGGAGAACACCCGTCTCCAGGAGCGGCTGCTGATCCTGGAGGAGTCTGTCCGCAACACGGAAGGCATCTTGGAGGACGAGAAGAGGAGGGCAGCAGAGTCTCTGGAGAGCAATCTGCGGCGGATCGCGGAGCTGGACGAGCAGATCCAGGAACTGACCAAGCACCGGGACCAGGCTGTGCAGGAAATGGAAGAGGAGAAGGCCAGGAGGCAAGTTTTGGAGGCACACGTGCAGCTCCTGCAAGAGGAATCCAGGATCAAAGTGGAGGAGCTTCAGAAGCAACTGATGGCCTTGTCCTCTCCTgctgaaggagagagaggagactgtgtgaagctggaggagaaggtcCGATGCCTCAGCACGGAGCGGGAGCAGGCCGAGCAAAAGCTGAAGGCTGAGCAGGAGAAGGGAGCCATGCTGGAAGCCCAGATAAAGCATCTGAACGCCAAACACAAAGAAACCCTGGCTCAGCTCCAAGCTGAGATGTCTCGTTCTGCTTCCCAggtcaaggagaaagaggaggcagagaagaagcTGAAGGCTGGATTTGCTTCTTTGCAGGAGGAGCTGGCAGCCGCTCGCCAGAAGGCCACTGAGAGCCTGGCACAAGCCAAAAAGGATGAGCACAAGGCAGCCCAGGCCCTTGAAGCAGCCAACCGAGAGCTGGCCGAGGAGAGACACAGAAGATCAGAGTTGGAGGCCAGAGTGAAGCAGCTGGGAGAGCAGAGCCACAAAGATTGGGCCGCAGCAGAGTCAAATGTGTCCAACGTTAGGTCCAccctgaaggagaaagagaaggaagtggAACAGCTCTCTAGCCAGGTGAAGTCACTGAGAGCCAAGCTAGAGGAGGCCACCCAGCAGCAGAAACGCGAGCTAGCTCGCTGTGAGGAAGAAGCAAAGCGACTGGCGGCTGAGAAGGAGCAAGCCACAGCTGAGCTGGCTGCTGAGAAGGCCGGCAAGACTGCCCTGGAGGTGCAGCTGCAGAACATCACCAATGAGCACCGGGTGGAGGTCTCTGGTCTCCAGGAAGAGGTGACCAGAGCCCAGGACCTGCTGGGGGAGAAAGAGCGGGAGCTGGAAGAGCTGCGCCTGAAGAACGTCTCCCGCAGCGAGGAGCTGAGGGACCTCCAGAAGACAGTCAGCAAGCTGAAGGGCGAGCTGGCCGCAGTGGAGGCTCTGAAGGAGAGggaagccaaaatggagaatgaGCTGCAGGGCTTCCTGGAAGTcaccaggactcaggaggccgAGATGGACAGCCTGAAATCCACGATTCAGTCCAGGGACCTTTTGCTCAAGAACCTGGAGGAGGAGAAACGCCACTTGGAGCGGGAGCGGGCTTCTAGTCGGGAGAACCACGAGAAGCAGCTGAAGGAGTGCGAGGCCCTCCGCGGCCAGGTGGGGAAGCTGGAACGGCAGTGCCGAGAGCAGCAGAGCACCCTGGCCAGGCTGGAGAAGGTGGTGGCTGCCTCGGAGCAACAGCAGCAAACCGAGGCGGAGGCCTTAAAGCAGGACATAGCACAGCACAAGCAGAGAGCCTCTGAGCTGGAGAAGCTTCTGGAAGCTTCCAGGTCCACCCAGGAGGTCACGGTTGAGAAACTGAAGAGGGAACTACTTGAAAAGGGAGAACAGCTGGCCCAGAGCCGAGAGGCGGTTGCAAGAGCAGAGAAGGAGCTGGCTTCTCTGCGCGCGTCGGCTCAGGAGAAGGGCAGGTCGGAAGAGAGCTGGAAGGAGGAAATGTCACGCTGCCGCCAAGAGGCCGAGAGGAAGGCCAGCATCATTGGCAGCCTGGAGCAGGAGATGTCCATCATGCACAGGCAGCTGCTGGAGAAGGAAGCCGAGAGCAAGGACCTCAGGCGGCTGGTCATGGCGGAGTCGGAGAAGAgcaagaagctggaggagaggcTGCGGCTCCTCCAGTCCGAGATGGCCACTGCGGCTTCTCGAGCGGTGGAGAGATGCTCGGCCATGAAAGTGGAAGCCCAGACCTTCCAGGAGCAGGCGGAAAAAATGAGGGTTTCCGTGGAGGCCATGAAGAAGGAGCTGAACGTCTGCTCCAAGCGGGAGGAGGATCTCTGCAAAGAGCTGAAGTCCTGGCAGGAGAAGGTCTTCCAGAAGGACCAGCTCCTCTCCTCCCGGCAACAGGAGCTTGTGAACGCCCAGGCCTTGATTGGGGAGCTGATGCCCATCAAGGGTCTCTACCAGCAGCTACAGGTGGAGCAGGCCTCCCAAGAGAGCAAGCACCGGGAGGAGGCGGAACAGATGCAGAAGGCGGCAGGGGTCCTGCAGGCAGAGCTGGCCCGAGCCAAACTGGAGCTCTCTGAGCTGCTGTCCCTCAAGGAGAGGTGCCTCGAGCAAGAACGCGCCGTCCAGCAGCTGCAGGTGGAGAACGGGAGCTACGCGGAGCGCCTGGCCACGCTCCAGCGGGCCCACGCTCAGCTGGCCGAGGAGAACCGGGTGCTCAGCGAAAGGTCCAGCCATGGGCTGCAGCGCCTGGATGTGGAGCTGGCCCAGGCCAAGCAGAAGTACGCCCAGGAGCTGGAGGCAGCTAAGGCAGACTCTGAGAAACTGGTGGCAGTGAGCCAGCGGGAGGCCGAGGAGGCCCAGAAGAAGCTGGAGGCCGTGACCAGCAAGTACGAGGAGGCCAAGCAGAAGCTGCTGGTGCAG GTGGAGCAGCTAGAGGTATATCAGAAAGAGCAAGCTAAGCAG GTAGATGAACTAAAGCAAAAGCTGGCTCAGCAAGAGAAGGCCGTCCAGACTCAGCAGCAGAAGGCTCAG GTGCGTGAAGAGGAGTTGCAGACCGCGGCTGGGCATCTGAAGGAGAAGATGGCTGAGCTGCAGGCTCAGCTTGCCCAGAAGGAGAAGGCCAGTGAGCATTACAAGGCCCAG ATGGAGAAGGCCAAAACACATTACACTGCAAAGAAACAGGAGAATCAGGagctgctgaagaagctgaagggCCTGGAGCAGCTGGAGAAGGAGAACGCGGATCTGAAGGCCGATTCTGAACGGGTGGGGAAAGAGCTGCAGCAAACCCTCATGCAGGCCAAGGAGTCAGAGCTCAGCTGCAAGAACCTCGCCAGCCGGGTCCGCGCCTTGGAGGCCCAG GTGGAGTTTGCCGACCGGCAGCTGCGAGAGCAGGGCAAGTTCCAGGTGGCCAAGGACACATTGAAGAGCCGTGAGACCTACAGGCAGAGCCTGGCTGACCTCAGCACAGACAGCCTTGATCTGAGTACCAGCGATGAAGCACAGCCACTCAACTCCACCAG GAAGACGCGGCGTTCCCTTTCTGAGTCTGGGACCACGGAGTCGTCCAAGGCCTCCCATCCGCTGCCTCGTAAGATGGAGTCCCTGGAGAGTCTCTATTTCACACCCATTCCCACCCGCACCCGGTCCAAGCTGGAGAACAGTGTGGGCTCCGTGAGCGACGTTTCCTTCGAGTCAGGGCGGAAAAGCGTCTCCGGCCGCCGGCGCACCACACAG AAGCACACTGAGCCGGTGGCTCCCAGCAGTGCCAACGAGTCGTTCTTCAGCATAGAGTCCCCGGGGTCTCAGGCCAGCCACGAGACGGTCAAGACCCGCCTGCGCTCTGCCACTTCTGCCTCCACGTGCTCCCTCACCAGCCTCCCCTCTCAGGAATCTCTCCCTCGGCTGGGTGCCTCCTCCCCCAACGACGCTGCCAGCAACGCCACTTTGATGAGCCTGCCGGGCTATCGGCCTGCCACCCGCAGCTCCGCGAGACACTCGCAAGCGAGCATGG GGCGCCGCAGCAGCAGCTTCTACACGGGAACGTGCCAGGATGAGCCTGAACCGCTGGATGACTGGAACCGCATTGCCGAGCTCCAGCAGCGCAACCGAGTGTGCCCCCCTCATTTGAAGACCTGCTACCCACTGGAGTCCAGG CCTTCCCAGTCACTCACAACCATCACAGACGAGGAGATGATGACTGGCGACCCGAAGGAGACCCTCCGGCGTGCCAGCATGCTGCCTTCTCAGATTGCCGAGGGCCCGACCACCCGCCGCAGCACCCTCAGTTCCACTTGGGCAGCAGGAGGGGTTGCCACCCGACAGCAGAGGAAGCGCCTCTCAGATGAATCCCAGCACGGCCCCGGGACCCCCGAG TCCAAGAAATCTGCCAGCTGTTTCCCACGGCCACAGACCCCCAAAGGGCGGGCCGAGGAACGCAAGCACAGCGCCCACGCCGGAGGCAAGAAGGCCAAAGCCCCGGCAGCTGACAAACAG ACAGACAGGCGCCAGTCACTGGCCTTCAGCATTCTGAATACACCGAAGAAACTGGGCAACAGCCTTCTGCGCCGTGGGGTGAACCGCAAAGTGACTCCGAAGAACTCGCCCCGAGGAGGGACCCGGAGATCCCCCAGGACATCTGTGTCTCCCAAGGGCAAG GCAAACTCCAGGTCGCTGAGGAACACAAAGTTCTGA